A region of Thermovibrio ammonificans HB-1 DNA encodes the following proteins:
- a CDS encoding acylphosphatase: MAVKAIHAFVSGRVQGVGYRAFTRKVARELGLVGFVRNLPDGRVEVYAEGEEEKLQELLRHLKKGPYFARVDSIEVTTTEPRGGYEEFVITY; encoded by the coding sequence TTGGCTGTAAAGGCCATTCACGCTTTCGTCTCGGGCAGGGTTCAGGGGGTAGGCTACAGGGCCTTTACCCGCAAGGTTGCAAGAGAGCTCGGGCTTGTGGGTTTCGTTCGCAACCTGCCCGACGGCAGAGTTGAAGTTTACGCGGAAGGGGAGGAGGAGAAGCTGCAGGAGCTCCTTCGGCACCTTAAGAAGGGGCCATATTTTGCGAGGGTAGACTCTATAGAGGTTACCACCACGGAGCCAAGAGGTGGCTATGAGGAGTTTGTTATTACTTATTAG
- a CDS encoding TrkH family potassium uptake protein: MRFQLVFKYVATLLFFLSLSYFIPFFYSLWCKDGLFHYYLYPVALTGALFLIALQIEGGELNIKEALLTVSLTWFLFPAISALVYQETGAIKNFIDAYFESVSGFTTTGASILTNIEALPKSVLLWRSTTHWIGGVGFVVFSLSVLPAFGAGGAQLMRFEASKAVEERLVPKVKEMARVILAVYVALTAAEVIALVAAGMPLYDAVNHAFATIATGGFSTKNGSIGEYHSPLIEVIVSFFMLAGATNLLTYYLALKNRSLKAIYSYYEFRSFMAIVAFAVAFTTLVLYFKGTYHSLLEALRFGSFAVISAITTTGFGVADYTKWPPVTQALMMLLEIMGGSSGSTAGGLKQFRIVTMAKTTYYEMKKTLHPRMVYRIVLGKKVVDYSLMNNIWAFISIFFSTTLLFGFLISLSGHDIITSFSASVACITGSGPGLEKVGPAGNFAFFSPIDKLLLSIEMVLGRLEVMSVLTLLLPSFWKE, encoded by the coding sequence ATGAGGTTTCAGCTGGTATTCAAATACGTTGCCACTTTACTCTTTTTCCTGAGCCTCTCCTACTTTATCCCCTTCTTCTACTCCCTCTGGTGTAAAGACGGCCTGTTCCACTACTACTTATACCCCGTAGCCCTTACGGGGGCGCTGTTCCTGATAGCCCTGCAGATAGAGGGTGGGGAGCTGAACATAAAAGAGGCCCTGCTTACAGTCAGCCTTACCTGGTTTCTGTTCCCGGCGATATCGGCACTTGTCTACCAGGAGACCGGAGCAATAAAAAACTTTATAGACGCCTACTTTGAATCGGTTTCCGGTTTTACAACCACGGGAGCCTCTATTCTCACAAACATAGAGGCGCTACCAAAGAGCGTTCTACTGTGGCGCTCAACAACCCACTGGATAGGGGGCGTAGGGTTCGTTGTCTTCTCCCTTTCGGTTCTGCCGGCCTTCGGAGCGGGAGGAGCCCAACTGATGCGGTTCGAGGCGTCGAAAGCGGTAGAGGAGCGGCTCGTTCCCAAAGTTAAAGAGATGGCAAGGGTGATTCTCGCCGTTTACGTGGCTCTAACGGCGGCAGAGGTGATAGCCCTTGTTGCGGCCGGTATGCCCCTTTACGACGCAGTTAACCACGCCTTTGCAACAATAGCAACGGGAGGGTTCTCAACGAAAAACGGCAGTATAGGTGAATACCACTCCCCCCTTATAGAGGTGATTGTTTCCTTTTTCATGCTGGCAGGAGCCACAAACCTGCTCACCTACTACCTGGCCCTTAAAAACCGCTCGCTGAAAGCGATTTACTCCTATTACGAGTTCCGCTCCTTTATGGCCATAGTTGCTTTTGCCGTAGCGTTTACCACTTTGGTTCTATACTTTAAGGGGACCTACCACTCGCTACTTGAGGCCCTGAGGTTCGGCTCCTTTGCAGTTATATCTGCAATAACAACAACAGGCTTTGGCGTAGCCGACTACACCAAGTGGCCGCCGGTTACACAGGCCTTAATGATGCTGCTTGAGATTATGGGGGGAAGCTCGGGCTCTACAGCCGGAGGGTTAAAGCAGTTCAGAATAGTAACAATGGCAAAAACCACCTACTACGAGATGAAGAAAACCCTTCACCCGCGAATGGTTTACAGGATAGTCCTCGGGAAGAAAGTTGTAGACTACTCGCTGATGAACAACATATGGGCGTTTATCTCGATATTCTTCTCTACAACCCTGCTGTTCGGGTTCCTAATTTCCCTTTCCGGCCACGACATAATCACCTCGTTTTCGGCATCGGTTGCCTGTATAACCGGCTCGGGCCCCGGGCTCGAAAAAGTAGGGCCGGCAGGGAACTTTGCCTTTTTCTCACCGATAGACAAACTGCTCCTTTCCATAGAGATGGTTTTAGGAAGGCTCGAGGTAATGTCTGTTCTGACCCTGCTGCTCCCCTCCTTCTGGAAAGAGTAG
- a CDS encoding NAD-binding protein gives MRVAIIGAGVVGSYLAKRLSKEGYEVAVVDVDPSKVEQIAYSYDVLGVTCNALEVNCLKQVKDFDLFIVVTENDEKNVSIAVLLRSLFQKKHIIVRVNNKAFSSPPVKELLGYETVNVLSEVVTTVVMAVRYPFALSVSRLENEGLLIFKYEVKVEDFLAGKRLEELQEARRSVEFTVVAVEREGEILIPNGKTTLYPGDKIYVAVKEQDVYRLVETLQISYTPTRLVFVLGYSRYTDEILLKLSETKEVTVKFISPDLSVCEEIAGKFPNVMVLHGEPTDVELLKEEEIEKADLTVAVSDDEESNVLSAILAKKFKCKRACALIFHPEYETIIESIGVDIPIVPRKLIASKVYRSLSKRAVLEFLELAENLDVIEIRVSAERSFKVKEAKQFLKGECNLIIAIKRGNTVLLATGETVIEPGDTVICVKRR, from the coding sequence ATGCGCGTAGCTATAATTGGAGCCGGCGTTGTCGGCAGTTACCTTGCAAAGAGGCTCTCTAAAGAGGGCTACGAGGTAGCCGTAGTAGACGTAGACCCCTCAAAGGTTGAGCAGATAGCCTACAGCTACGACGTTCTCGGGGTTACCTGCAACGCCCTTGAAGTTAACTGCCTGAAGCAGGTCAAAGACTTCGACCTTTTCATAGTTGTTACCGAAAACGACGAAAAGAACGTTTCCATAGCGGTTCTTCTACGGTCGCTGTTTCAGAAGAAACACATCATCGTAAGGGTAAACAATAAGGCCTTTTCGTCTCCGCCGGTAAAGGAGCTTTTGGGCTACGAAACGGTTAACGTTTTAAGCGAGGTGGTCACAACGGTTGTAATGGCCGTTCGTTACCCCTTTGCCCTGTCTGTAAGCAGGCTGGAAAACGAAGGACTCCTGATTTTCAAGTACGAAGTTAAGGTAGAGGACTTCCTTGCCGGCAAACGGCTCGAAGAGCTCCAAGAAGCGCGCCGCTCGGTAGAGTTTACAGTTGTAGCGGTAGAAAGGGAAGGAGAGATACTGATACCCAACGGCAAAACCACCCTCTACCCCGGGGATAAAATCTACGTTGCAGTTAAAGAGCAAGACGTTTACAGGCTGGTTGAGACCCTACAGATATCCTACACACCTACAAGGCTGGTTTTCGTTTTGGGTTACTCACGCTACACCGACGAGATACTCCTTAAGCTCTCTGAGACGAAGGAGGTAACCGTTAAGTTCATCTCGCCGGACCTCAGCGTGTGCGAGGAGATTGCAGGCAAGTTTCCCAACGTTATGGTTCTACACGGAGAACCTACCGACGTAGAGCTTTTGAAGGAAGAGGAGATAGAGAAGGCCGACTTAACGGTTGCCGTATCGGACGACGAAGAGAGTAACGTTCTCTCTGCAATTCTCGCAAAGAAGTTTAAGTGCAAAAGGGCGTGCGCCCTCATATTCCACCCGGAATACGAAACGATTATAGAGTCTATAGGCGTTGACATACCGATAGTTCCGAGGAAGCTCATAGCCTCTAAGGTTTACAGGAGCCTAAGCAAGAGGGCCGTTTTGGAGTTCCTGGAGCTTGCCGAGAACTTAGACGTTATAGAGATTCGGGTATCGGCAGAGAGGTCTTTCAAAGTGAAAGAGGCCAAGCAGTTCCTAAAAGGTGAGTGCAATTTGATTATCGCCATAAAGAGGGGGAACACCGTTCTCTTAGCAACCGGGGAAACGGTAATTGAGCCCGGAGATACGGTTATCTGCGTAAAGAGAAGGTAG
- a CDS encoding LysM peptidoglycan-binding domain-containing M23 family metallopeptidase translates to MRSLLLLISLLFACNAALGEVIYRVKRGDSLGKIAQKFHVTVRELKRANRLKGNTIYVGQKLVIPVKSNGRLKREKSATRTVYRIYRVKRGDTLGKIAARFHTTVRELKKINRLRSNRIYVGQRLKVPVRVKVASASSSKAATSAGIVRKGGAVFVPEGLTKVPIYKYYRVKRGDSVLKIAKKLHVSPRMIIRLNHLKRPYILRPGQRLKILVGYKDVLKLNRPIAFRFPLDGRVDPTVREKGYPGIFILSPPGAPVKAAETGIVKFAGEDSKLLKAYGKMVIIQHPEGYRTVYANLGSIDVKPNQLVKRGQVIGTAGTSGVWGRSGIYFDISKVYRGKTYHINPLEVLK, encoded by the coding sequence ATGAGGAGTTTGTTATTACTTATTAGCCTGCTGTTTGCTTGCAATGCGGCTTTGGGAGAGGTTATCTACCGGGTAAAGAGGGGAGATTCCCTCGGCAAAATAGCCCAGAAGTTCCACGTAACCGTAAGGGAGCTTAAAAGGGCCAACCGCCTTAAGGGGAATACCATATACGTGGGGCAGAAGCTCGTAATCCCCGTTAAATCTAACGGCCGTTTAAAAAGGGAGAAGAGCGCTACCAGAACCGTTTACAGAATTTATCGGGTAAAGCGGGGCGATACGCTGGGGAAAATCGCTGCCCGCTTTCACACAACCGTAAGGGAGCTTAAAAAGATTAACCGCCTCAGGAGTAACCGTATATACGTAGGGCAAAGGTTAAAGGTTCCCGTTAGAGTAAAAGTTGCTTCTGCATCCTCTTCTAAAGCCGCCACTTCGGCCGGAATCGTAAGAAAGGGAGGCGCCGTTTTCGTTCCCGAAGGGCTCACAAAGGTGCCGATATACAAGTATTACAGGGTTAAACGGGGCGATTCCGTTTTAAAAATTGCCAAAAAGCTCCACGTGTCGCCCCGAATGATAATAAGACTCAACCACCTTAAAAGACCTTACATACTCAGGCCCGGCCAGAGGTTGAAGATACTCGTAGGCTACAAAGACGTTCTCAAACTAAACAGACCCATAGCCTTCCGCTTCCCCCTCGACGGCCGCGTAGACCCAACCGTTAGAGAGAAGGGATACCCCGGTATATTCATACTCAGCCCTCCCGGGGCTCCTGTAAAGGCCGCCGAAACGGGAATAGTGAAGTTTGCAGGAGAAGACAGTAAGCTCCTTAAAGCCTACGGTAAAATGGTTATCATTCAGCACCCCGAAGGTTACAGAACGGTTTACGCAAACTTAGGCTCCATAGACGTAAAGCCCAATCAACTTGTGAAAAGGGGTCAGGTTATAGGCACTGCCGGCACCTCGGGAGTTTGGGGAAGGAGCGGCATCTACTTCGATATCAGTAAAGTTTACAGGGGGAAAACCTACCACATCAATCCGTTAGAAGTTTTAAAGTGA